In Puntigrus tetrazona isolate hp1 chromosome 18, ASM1883169v1, whole genome shotgun sequence, one genomic interval encodes:
- the mbtps1 gene encoding membrane-bound transcription factor site-1 protease has product MGNDQKRTAGTMIVRLCLLVAFLRGQLPLVGTEKDSGPFSTPFPSLNAEAQHLSPNCSHLTLKLDFSTKVVKHEYIVAFNGYFTAKARSDFISSALRDVDGVNWRIVRRDNPASDYPSDFEVVEIRQDARSSLLTLQDHPYIKRVTPQRMVLRSLKLTDSGTDGAPPCNDTRWVQKWQSWQSSRPLRRTSLSLSSGFWHATGRHSSRRLLRAIPRHVAQILQADVLWQMGHTGSGVKVAVFDTGLSEKHPHFKNVKERTNWTNEKTLDDGLGHGTFVAGVIASMRECQGFAPDSELHIFRVFTNNQVSYTSWFLDAFNYAILKKIDVLNLSIGGPDFMDHPFVDKVWELTANKVIMVSAIGNDGPLYGTLNNPADQMDVIGVGGIDFEDNIARFSSRGMTTWELPGGYGRVKPDIVTYGSGVRGSGLKEGCRSLSGTSVASPVVAGAVTLLASTVLNRELVNPASMKQALIASARRLPGVNMFEQGHGKLDLLRAYQILNSYKPQASLSPSYIDLTECPYMWPYCSQPIYYGGMPTIVNVTILNGMGVTGRIVDKPIWQPYLPQNGDYVDVAVSYSPVLWPWAGYLAVSISVAKKAASWEGIAQGHVMVTVASPAENDSAIGGEMTSTVKLPVKVKIVPTPPRSKRILWDQYHNLRYPPGYFPRDNLRMKNDPLDWNGDHIHTNFRDMYQHLRSMGYFVEVLGAPITCFDASQYGTLLMVDSEEEYFPEEITKLRRDIDNGLSLIIFSDWYNTSVMRKVKFYDENTRQWWMPDTGGANVPALNDLISVWGMAFSDGLYEGDFTMADHDMYYASGCSIARFPEDGIVIAQTLKDQGLEVLKQETAVVENVPVLGLYQTPSEGGGRIALYGDSNCIDDSHRQKDCFWLLDALLQYTSYSMTPPSLTHSKNRVVPPTGTDKPLPQRLEGNHLYRYSKVLEAHLGDPKPRPLPACPHLSWAKPQPLNETAPSNLWKHQKLLSVDMDKVVLPNVRPYRPQVRPLSPGESGAWDIPGGIMPGRYNQEVGQTIPMFAFLGAMVVLSFFVVQLTKAKSKPKRRKPRVKRPLYLQQQQQQTPHSGKNPTV; this is encoded by the exons ATGGGCAATGACCAGAAACGGACCGCAGGTACAATGATTGTACGGCTGTGCTTGCTTGTGGCCTTTTTAAGGGGTCAACTGCCCCTGGTGGGTACAGAGAAAGATAGCGGGCCGTTCTCAACACCCTTTCCTTCTCTAAATGCTGAAGCCCAGCACTTAAGCCCAAACTGCTCACATCTCACACTAAAACTGGACTTTTCTACCAAAGTGGTCAAGCATG AATACATTGTTGCATTTAATGGATACTTCACAGCCAAAGCACGCAGTGATTTCATCAGCAGTGCCCTGCGAGATGTGGATGGGGTGAACTGGCGCATTGTACGGCGGGACAATCCTGCCAGCGATTACCCCAGTGACTTTGAAGTGGTGGAGATCCGGCAGGATGCCCGCAGCAGCCTGCTCACCCTGCAGGACCACCCCTACATCAAACGAGTGACTCCCCAACGCATGGTCCTCCGCAGCCTCAAACTGACTGACT CGGGCACTGATGGGGCGCCCCCATGCAATGACACACGCTGGGTGCAGAAGTGGCAGTCGTGGCAGTCATCAAGGCCCCTCAGAAGAACCAGTCTTTCTCTAAGCTCTGGATTCTGGCATGCTACAGGAAGACACTCCAGTCGCCGTCTCCTACGGGCCATCCCCAGACATGTCGCCCAGATACTGCAAGCAGATGTGCTCTGGCAGATGGGACACACTG GCTCTGGGGTAAAGGTAGCAGTATTTGACACTGGGCTCAGTGAGAAGCACCCTCACTTTAAGAATGTTAAAGAAAGAACCAACTGGACCAATGAGAAAACACTGGATGATG GGTTGGGCCATGGTACCTTTGTTGCTGGGGTTATTGCCAGCATGAGGGAGTGCCAGGGATTCGCTCCTGATTCTGAGCTTCATATCTTCAGGGTTTTTACTAATAACCAG GTGTCCTACACATCCTGGTTCTTAGATGCCTTTAACTATGCTATCCTGAAAAAGATAGACGTCTTAAATCTCAGTATAGGGGGACCAGACTTTATGGACCATCCATTTGTTGACAAG GTTTGGGAGCTTACAGCCAACAAGGTGATTATGGTATCTGCTATTGGCAATGATGGCCCACTCTATGG AACTCTGAACAATCCAGCAGATCAGATGGATGTTATTGGTGTTGGAGGGATTGATTTTGAGGACAACATTGCCAGGTTCTCATCCCGAGGAATGACAACTTGG GAGCTGCCAGGTGGCTATGGCAGAGTGAAGCCTGACATTGTGACGTACGGCTCTGGTGTGCGCGGCTCAGGATTGAAGGAGGGCTGTCGTTCTCTTTCTGGCACCAGTGTTGCATCACCTGTAGTGGCCGGGGCTGTCACATTACTGGCTAG CACTGTGTTGAACAGAGAGTTGGTGAACCCGGCCAGTATGAAGCAGGCCCTGATCGCTTCAGCGCGCAGGCTGCCAGGCGTCAACATGTTTGAGCAGGGCCATGGCAAACTCGATTTACTCAGAGCCTACCAGATCCTTAACAGCTACAAACCACAAGCCAG CCTGAGTCCGAGCTACATAGATCTGACTGAGTGCCCATACATGTGGCCCTACTGTTCTCAGCCTATTTACTATGGTGGCATGCCCACAATTGTCAACGTGACAATTCTTAATGGCATGGGTGTGACTGGAAGGATTGTGGACAAG CCCATCTGGCAACCCTACCTTCCTCAGAACGGGGATTATGTGGATGTGGCGGTGTCTTACTCACCAGTACTCTGGCCCTGGGCCGGATACCTGGCTGTTTCCATATCTGTGGCCAAGAAAGCTGCATCATGGGAAGGCATTGCTCAGGGTCATGTCATGGTTACGGTGGCCTCACCAGCAGAGAATGAT TCAGCAATAGGTGGTGAGATGACATCTACAGTGAAGTTACCAGTAAAGGTAAAGATTGTCCCCACTCCTCCACGTAGTAAGAGGATTCTGTGGGATCAGTACCACAACCTACGTTACCCGCCTGGCTACTTCCCTCGAGACAACCTGCGCATGAAGAACGATCCGCTTGACTG GAATGGTGATCATATTCACACTAACTTCAGAGACATGTATCAGCACCTTCGCAGCATGGGCTACTTTGTCGAAGTCTTGGGTGCACCAATCACATGTTTTGATGCCAGTCAGTACG GGACCCTGCTGATGGTAGACAGTGAGGAAGAGTATTTTCCAGAGGAAATCACCAAGTTGAGGAGAGACATAGATAATGGCCTGTCTCTCATCATCTTCAGTGACTGGTATAACACATCAGTCATGAGAAAAGTGAAGTTCTATGATGAGAACACTAG GCAATGGTGGATGCCGGACACAGGGGGCGCTAACGTGCCAGCCTTGAATGACCTGATCTCAGTGTGGGGAATGGCCTTCAGTGACGGTCTGTATGAGGGAGACTTCACAATGGCAGATCATGACA TGTATTATGCCTCGGGGTGCAGCATTGCTCGATTTCCTGAGGATGGGATTGTCATCGCTCAGACCTTAAAAGATCAAG GTCTGGAGGTCTTGAAACAAGAGACAGCGGTGGTGGAAAATGTGCCTGTGCTTGGACTGTACCAAACACCCTCTGAGGGGGGTGGCCGTATAGCACTCTACGGGGACTCCAACTGCATTGATGACAGTCATAGACAGAAAG ACTGTTTTTGGCTTCTGGATGCTCTGCTGCAGTACACTTCGTATAGCATGACCCCACCCAGCCTCACCCACTCTAAAAACAGGGTGGTGCCCCCTACAGGCACAGACAAGCCATTACCACAGAGATTGgaag GTAATCACCTCTACCGTTACTCCAAAGTGCTGGAGGCTCATCTGGGTGACCCTAAGCCTCGTCCTCTACCTGCATGCCCTCATCTGTCTTGGGCTAAACCCCAGCCACTTAATGAGACTGCTCCTAG CAATCTGTGGAAGCACCAGAAGCTACTGTCAGTGGACATGGACAAGGTTGTTTTGCCGAATGTGAGACCATATCGGCCTCAGGTTCGACCCCTGTCTCCTGGAGAAAGTGGAGCCTGGGACATCCCTGGAG GAATAATGCCCGGCCGTTATAATCAAGAGGTGGGCCAAACCATCCCAATGTTTGCCTTTCTTGGTGCCATGGTTGTTCTTTCCTTCTTTGTGGTCCAATTGACAAAGGCCAAGAGCAAACCCAAGCGCAGAAAACCCAGAGTGAAACGGCCGCTTTACCttcaacaacagcagcaacaaaCCCCTCACTCAGGCAAAAACCCCACCGTATGA